In Leclercia pneumoniae, the genomic window GCAAAAATGCCTCCCTGGGTGAAATGATTACAAATCTGTCAGGTATGGGTGTCTCCGTACCGAATGGATTTGCTACCACCGCCGATGCGTTTAATCTGTTTTTAGACCAGAGCGGCGTAAACCAGCGCATTTACGACCTGCTGGACAACACGGATATTGATGATGTCTCTGCGCTTGCAAAAGCCGGGGCACAAATCCGCCAGTGGATTATCGACACACCTTTCCAGCCGGAACTGGAAAAAGCCATCCACGATGCGTACAACCAGCTTTCGGCTGATGATGCGCAAGCCTCTTTTGCCGTGCGCTCATCCGCCACCGCAGAAGATATGCCCGATGCCTCCTTTGCCGGGCAGCAGGAGACCTTCCTCAACGTGCAGGGCTATGATGCCGTGCTGGTGGCAGTGAAACACGTCTTTGCCTCCCTCTTTAACGACCGCGCCATCTCTTATCGCGTACACCAGGGCTACGACCATCGCGGGGTGGCGCTGTCTGCTGGCGTTCAACGCATGGTGCGCTCCGATCTCGCCTCATCGGGTGTGATGTTCTCTATTGATACCGAATCCGGTTTCGATCAGGTGGTCTTTATCACCTCGGCCTGGGGCCTGGGCGAAATGGTGGTCCAGGGGGCGGTGAACCCGGATGAGTTCTACGTGCATAAACCGACGCTGGCCGCCGGGCGCCCGTCGATTGTGCGTCGTACCATGGGCTCGAAAAAAATTCGTATGATCTATGCCCCGAACCAGGAGCACGGTAAACAGGTGACGATTGAAGATGTACCGCAGGAACAACGCGACCGCTTCTCTCTGACCGATGCCGAAGTGCAGGAGCTGGCGAAACAGGCGGTACAGATCGAGAAACATTATGGCCGTCCGATGGATATTGAGTGGGCCAAAGATGGCAACACCGGCAAGCTGTTTATCGTCCAGGCGCGTCCGGAAACCGTGCGCTCACGCGGGCAGGTGATGGAGCGTTACACGCTGCATGCGCAGGGCAAAATTGTTGCTGAAGGCCGTGCTATCGGCCATCGTATCGGCGCCGGCCCGGTAAAAGTGATCCACGATATTAGCGAGATGAACCGCATTCAGCCCGGCGATGTGCTGGTCACCGACATGACCGACCCGGACTGGGAACCGATCATGAAGAAGGCCGCGGCCATCGTCACCAACCGTGGCGGCCGTACCTGTCACGCGGCCATCATCGCCCGTGAGCTGGGGATCCCTGCCGTTGTTGGCTGTGGGGATGCGACGGAGCGCATGAAGGATGATGAGAAGGTGACCGTCTCCTGTGCCGAGGGTGATACCGGTTATGTCTACGCCGATATTCTGGACTTCAGCGTGAAAAGCTCCAGTGTGGATACCATGCCGGATCTGCCGCTGAAGATCATGATGAACGTCGGTAACCCGGATCGCGCCTTTGACTTTGCCTGTCTGCCGAACGAAGGCGTGGGTCTGGCGCGACTGGAATTTATCATCAACCGCATGATTGGCGTTCACCCGCGTGCGCTA contains:
- the ppsA gene encoding phosphoenolpyruvate synthase, producing the protein MSNNGSSPLVLWYNQLGMNDVDRVGGKNASLGEMITNLSGMGVSVPNGFATTADAFNLFLDQSGVNQRIYDLLDNTDIDDVSALAKAGAQIRQWIIDTPFQPELEKAIHDAYNQLSADDAQASFAVRSSATAEDMPDASFAGQQETFLNVQGYDAVLVAVKHVFASLFNDRAISYRVHQGYDHRGVALSAGVQRMVRSDLASSGVMFSIDTESGFDQVVFITSAWGLGEMVVQGAVNPDEFYVHKPTLAAGRPSIVRRTMGSKKIRMIYAPNQEHGKQVTIEDVPQEQRDRFSLTDAEVQELAKQAVQIEKHYGRPMDIEWAKDGNTGKLFIVQARPETVRSRGQVMERYTLHAQGKIVAEGRAIGHRIGAGPVKVIHDISEMNRIQPGDVLVTDMTDPDWEPIMKKAAAIVTNRGGRTCHAAIIARELGIPAVVGCGDATERMKDDEKVTVSCAEGDTGYVYADILDFSVKSSSVDTMPDLPLKIMMNVGNPDRAFDFACLPNEGVGLARLEFIINRMIGVHPRALLEFDDQPATLQNEIREIMKGYDSPKEFYVGRLSEGIATLGAAFYPKRVIVRLSDFKSNEYANLVGGERYEPEEENPMLGFRGAGRYVSDSFRDCFALECEAVKRVRNDMGLTNVEIMIPFVRTVDQAKAVVDELARQGLKRGENGLKIIMMCEIPSNALLAEQFLEHFDGFSIGSNDMTQLTLGLDRDSGVVSELFDERNEAVKALLSMSIRAAKKQGKYVGICGQGPSDHEDFAAWLMEEGIDSLSLNPDTVVQTWLSLAELNK